From a single Bombus terrestris chromosome 17, iyBomTerr1.2, whole genome shotgun sequence genomic region:
- the LOC100642426 gene encoding liprin-beta-1 isoform X5, whose protein sequence is MSRSKQLDSSWTPSEEYDSSGTSNSEQGEDEFANIGFVEHQIHESGNCFCQSCPLGNAKMVNLRGSVPNLCTSTNLAHIGTFPPFCSAVYNMSICSKTNNCQGNKECKGNQSNQSLELGKKRRLRNRIAREQRTKSQSDLLLRRKDFPYCCSLQHFQAVQKWNECQAKTEERLKKLENERGTLRMEVSVLSDQVDAQSNKIQELENMLREKKESLRRMEEALQKEVLSRSALETQKLELLSSLSEMKLKQASLEHENLALRSTSPVSNGEKFGRHTSQYSSLPRPPSSSKKGVVFGKVPSLVSGVHTTVPFAVKGASARCLSAPTLAEEEKTIIGDTNSQIESIQKPLVEISMEEIGDWLANLGLECYAGELRRWGATGTKLLECSQQQLEKELEIKNVLHRKKLLYAVESEKSGGAEFFGSDKMDNAAVLRWLDDIGLPQHKEAFQNGKVDGRMLHRLTTEDLLNLGVTAQLHAASLRRGIQILRELNFEFDNLERRSTNGNGAEGGNVHLWTNHRVMEWLRVVDLAEYAPNMRGSGVHGGLMIHLTTHFNQILGREVVQRKREIESSLGFVPLTLTARLKVPKKSQFTLKRKKSKNEADYGNLVCPLDASPPEPGDNRQRRVIGCI, encoded by the exons ATGTCGAGGTCAAAACAATTGGATAGCAGTTGGACTCCTTCTGAAGAATATGATTCTTCAGGAACATCAAATTCTGAACAAGGAGAAGATGAGTTTGCAAATATTGGCTTTGTTGAGCATCAAATACATGAATCtggcaattgtttttgccag AGTTGTCCATTAGGTAATGCTAAAATGGTTAATCTGAGGGGAAGTGTACCTAATCTCTGTACATCCACAAATTTAGCACATATTGGGACTTTTCCACCTTTCTGTTCTGCAGTATATAATATGAG CATTTGTTCAAAAACCAATAACTGTCAAGGCAATAAAGAGTGTAAAGGAAATCAAAGCAATCAATCATTAGAATTAGGAAAGAAACGACGATTGAGGAATAGAATAGCACGTGAACAAAGAACTAAATCACAATCAGATCTTCTTTTAAGAAGAAAAGACTTTCCTTATTGTTGTTCTCTACAACACTTTCAAGCTGTACAAAAATGGAACGAGTGTCAGGCAAAAACTGAG gaacgtttaaaaaaattagaaaatgaacgTGGGACATTACGTATGGAAGTGTCAGTTTTGTCAGATCAGGTAGATGCACAATCTAACAAAATTCAAGAATTGGAAAATATGCTTAGAGAGAAGAAGGAGTCACTCAGAAGAATGGAAGAAGCATTACAAAAA GAAGTACTGTCAAGAAGTGCTTTGGAAACACAGAAATTAGAGCTCTTGAGTTCTTTATCAGAAATGAAGCTTAAACAAGCAAGTTTAGAGCATGAAAATCTTGCACTCCGTAGTACAAGTCCTGTATCAAAT GGAGAAAAATTTGGGAGGCATACCAGTCAATATAGTAGTCTTCCTAGGCCACCGAGTTCTTCAAAGAAAGGTGTAGTGTTCGGTAAGGTACCCAGTTTAGTTTCTGGAGTACACACAACAGTACCATTCGCCGTTAAAGGAGCCTCCGCGAGATGCCTGTCTGCACCTACTCTAG CTGAAGAGGAGAAAACAATCATAGGAGATACAAATTCTCAAATAGAGTCGATTCAGAAACCTCTGGTAGAAATTTCAATGGAAGAAATTGGAGATTGGCTTGCAAATTTAGGATTAGAATGTTACGCGGGTGAATTGAGGCGATGGGGTGCTACTGGAACAAAATTGTTAGAATGCTCGCAGcaacaattagaaaaggaattaGAAATTAAGAATGTTCTTCATAGGAAGAAATTATTGTATGCGGTAGAATCAGAAAAAAGTGGTGGAGCTGAATTTTTTGGATCAGATAag atGGATAATGCAGCAGTTTTGCGATGGCTGGATGATATTGGGTTACCACAACATAAAGAAGCTTTCCAAAATGGTAAAGTTGATGGCAGAATGTTACATAGACTCACCACTGAAGACCTTTTAAATCTTGGAGTTACTGCACAGTTACATGCTGCAAGTCTTAGACGGGGAATTCAG attttacgagaactaaattttgaatttgatAACCTTGAAAGAAGATCTACAAATGGTAATGGAGCAGAGGGTGGTAATGTTCATCTGTGGACAAATCATCGAGTAATGGAATGGCTTAGGGTAGTTGATTTAGCAGAATATGCACCAAATATGAGAGGATCTGGAGTACATGGAGGTTTAATGAT ACATTTAACTACACATTTCAACCAAATTCTTGGAAGAGAAGTTGTacaaaggaaaagagaaattgAGAGTAGTCTTGGATTTGTTCCACTTACGCTTACTGCTCGTTTAAAG GTACCCAAGAAATCTCAGTTTACTTTAAAACGCAAAAAAAGCAAGAATGAAGCAGATTATGGTAATTTGGTCTGTCCTTTGGATGCTTCACCACCAG AGCCAGGAGATAATAGACAGAGAAGAGTTATTGGTTGCATCTGA
- the LOC100642426 gene encoding liprin-beta-1 isoform X2, which translates to MSRSKQLDSSWTPSEEYDSSGTSNSEQGEDEFANIGFVEHQIHESGNCFCQSCPLGNAKMVNLRGSVPNLCTSTNLAHIGTFPPFCSAVYNMSICSKTNNCQGNKECKGNQSNQSLELGKKRRLRNRIAREQRTKSQSDLLLRRKDFPYCCSLQHFQAVQKWNECQAKTEERLKKLENERGTLRMEVSVLSDQVDAQSNKIQELENMLREKKESLRRMEEALQKEVLSRSALETQKLELLSSLSEMKLKQASLEHENLALRSTSPVSNGEKFGRHTSQYSSLPRPPSSSKKGVVFGKVPSLVSGVHTTVPFAVKGASARCLSAPTLAEEEKTIIGDTNSQIESIQKPLVEISMEEIGDWLANLGLECYAGELRRWGATGTKLLECSQQQLEKELEIKNVLHRKKLLYAVESEKSGGAEFFGSDKMDNAAVLRWLDDIGLPQHKEAFQNGKVDGRMLHRLTTEDLLNLGVTAQLHAASLRRGIQILRELNFEFDNLERRSTNGNGAEGGNVHLWTNHRVMEWLRVVDLAEYAPNMRGSGVHGGLMMYEGRFTSELLATLLSISPGKTLLRRHLTTHFNQILGREVVQRKREIESSLGFVPLTLTARLKVPKKSQFTLKRKKSKNEADYGNLVCPLDASPPEPGDNRQRRVIGCI; encoded by the exons ATGTCGAGGTCAAAACAATTGGATAGCAGTTGGACTCCTTCTGAAGAATATGATTCTTCAGGAACATCAAATTCTGAACAAGGAGAAGATGAGTTTGCAAATATTGGCTTTGTTGAGCATCAAATACATGAATCtggcaattgtttttgccag AGTTGTCCATTAGGTAATGCTAAAATGGTTAATCTGAGGGGAAGTGTACCTAATCTCTGTACATCCACAAATTTAGCACATATTGGGACTTTTCCACCTTTCTGTTCTGCAGTATATAATATGAG CATTTGTTCAAAAACCAATAACTGTCAAGGCAATAAAGAGTGTAAAGGAAATCAAAGCAATCAATCATTAGAATTAGGAAAGAAACGACGATTGAGGAATAGAATAGCACGTGAACAAAGAACTAAATCACAATCAGATCTTCTTTTAAGAAGAAAAGACTTTCCTTATTGTTGTTCTCTACAACACTTTCAAGCTGTACAAAAATGGAACGAGTGTCAGGCAAAAACTGAG gaacgtttaaaaaaattagaaaatgaacgTGGGACATTACGTATGGAAGTGTCAGTTTTGTCAGATCAGGTAGATGCACAATCTAACAAAATTCAAGAATTGGAAAATATGCTTAGAGAGAAGAAGGAGTCACTCAGAAGAATGGAAGAAGCATTACAAAAA GAAGTACTGTCAAGAAGTGCTTTGGAAACACAGAAATTAGAGCTCTTGAGTTCTTTATCAGAAATGAAGCTTAAACAAGCAAGTTTAGAGCATGAAAATCTTGCACTCCGTAGTACAAGTCCTGTATCAAAT GGAGAAAAATTTGGGAGGCATACCAGTCAATATAGTAGTCTTCCTAGGCCACCGAGTTCTTCAAAGAAAGGTGTAGTGTTCGGTAAGGTACCCAGTTTAGTTTCTGGAGTACACACAACAGTACCATTCGCCGTTAAAGGAGCCTCCGCGAGATGCCTGTCTGCACCTACTCTAG CTGAAGAGGAGAAAACAATCATAGGAGATACAAATTCTCAAATAGAGTCGATTCAGAAACCTCTGGTAGAAATTTCAATGGAAGAAATTGGAGATTGGCTTGCAAATTTAGGATTAGAATGTTACGCGGGTGAATTGAGGCGATGGGGTGCTACTGGAACAAAATTGTTAGAATGCTCGCAGcaacaattagaaaaggaattaGAAATTAAGAATGTTCTTCATAGGAAGAAATTATTGTATGCGGTAGAATCAGAAAAAAGTGGTGGAGCTGAATTTTTTGGATCAGATAag atGGATAATGCAGCAGTTTTGCGATGGCTGGATGATATTGGGTTACCACAACATAAAGAAGCTTTCCAAAATGGTAAAGTTGATGGCAGAATGTTACATAGACTCACCACTGAAGACCTTTTAAATCTTGGAGTTACTGCACAGTTACATGCTGCAAGTCTTAGACGGGGAATTCAG attttacgagaactaaattttgaatttgatAACCTTGAAAGAAGATCTACAAATGGTAATGGAGCAGAGGGTGGTAATGTTCATCTGTGGACAAATCATCGAGTAATGGAATGGCTTAGGGTAGTTGATTTAGCAGAATATGCACCAAATATGAGAGGATCTGGAGTACATGGAGGTTTAATGATGTATGAAGGCAGATTTACTTCAGAATTACTGGCCACATTACTTAGTATTTCTCCAGGAAAAACTCTTCTTCGTAGACATTTAACTACACATTTCAACCAAATTCTTGGAAGAGAAGTTGTacaaaggaaaagagaaattgAGAGTAGTCTTGGATTTGTTCCACTTACGCTTACTGCTCGTTTAAAG GTACCCAAGAAATCTCAGTTTACTTTAAAACGCAAAAAAAGCAAGAATGAAGCAGATTATGGTAATTTGGTCTGTCCTTTGGATGCTTCACCACCAG AGCCAGGAGATAATAGACAGAGAAGAGTTATTGGTTGCATCTGA
- the LOC100642426 gene encoding liprin-beta-1 isoform X3, giving the protein MSRSKQLDSSWTPSEEYDSSGTSNSEQGEDEFANIGFVEHQIHESGNCFCQSCPLGNAKMVNLRGSVPNLCTSTNLAHIGTFPPFCSAVYNMSICSKTNNCQGNKECKGNQSNQSLELGKKRRLRNRIAREQRTKSQSDLLLRRKDFPYCCSLQHFQAVQKWNECQAKTEERLKKLENERGTLRMEVSVLSDQVDAQSNKIQELENMLREKKESLRRMEEALQKEVLSRSALETQKLELLSSLSEMKLKQASLEHENLALRSTSPVSNGEKFGRHTSQYSSLPRPPSSSKKGVVFGKVPSLVSGVHTTVPFAVKGASARCLSAPTLAEEEKTIIGDTNSQIESIQKPLVEISMEEIGDWLANLGLECYAGELRRWGATGTKLLECSQQQLEKELEIKNVLHRKKLLYAVESEKSGGAEFFGSDKMDNAAVLRWLDDIGLPQHKEAFQNGKVDGRMLHRLTTEDLLNLGVTAQLHAASLRRGIQILRELNFEFDNLERRSTNGNGAEGGNVHLWTNHRVMEWLRVVDLAEYAPNMRGSGVHGGLMIHLTTHFNQILGREVVQRKREIESSLGFVPLTLTARLKVPKKSQFTLKRKKSKNEADYGNLVCPLDASPPGTPSTPTSTPGSPNLNSPTF; this is encoded by the exons ATGTCGAGGTCAAAACAATTGGATAGCAGTTGGACTCCTTCTGAAGAATATGATTCTTCAGGAACATCAAATTCTGAACAAGGAGAAGATGAGTTTGCAAATATTGGCTTTGTTGAGCATCAAATACATGAATCtggcaattgtttttgccag AGTTGTCCATTAGGTAATGCTAAAATGGTTAATCTGAGGGGAAGTGTACCTAATCTCTGTACATCCACAAATTTAGCACATATTGGGACTTTTCCACCTTTCTGTTCTGCAGTATATAATATGAG CATTTGTTCAAAAACCAATAACTGTCAAGGCAATAAAGAGTGTAAAGGAAATCAAAGCAATCAATCATTAGAATTAGGAAAGAAACGACGATTGAGGAATAGAATAGCACGTGAACAAAGAACTAAATCACAATCAGATCTTCTTTTAAGAAGAAAAGACTTTCCTTATTGTTGTTCTCTACAACACTTTCAAGCTGTACAAAAATGGAACGAGTGTCAGGCAAAAACTGAG gaacgtttaaaaaaattagaaaatgaacgTGGGACATTACGTATGGAAGTGTCAGTTTTGTCAGATCAGGTAGATGCACAATCTAACAAAATTCAAGAATTGGAAAATATGCTTAGAGAGAAGAAGGAGTCACTCAGAAGAATGGAAGAAGCATTACAAAAA GAAGTACTGTCAAGAAGTGCTTTGGAAACACAGAAATTAGAGCTCTTGAGTTCTTTATCAGAAATGAAGCTTAAACAAGCAAGTTTAGAGCATGAAAATCTTGCACTCCGTAGTACAAGTCCTGTATCAAAT GGAGAAAAATTTGGGAGGCATACCAGTCAATATAGTAGTCTTCCTAGGCCACCGAGTTCTTCAAAGAAAGGTGTAGTGTTCGGTAAGGTACCCAGTTTAGTTTCTGGAGTACACACAACAGTACCATTCGCCGTTAAAGGAGCCTCCGCGAGATGCCTGTCTGCACCTACTCTAG CTGAAGAGGAGAAAACAATCATAGGAGATACAAATTCTCAAATAGAGTCGATTCAGAAACCTCTGGTAGAAATTTCAATGGAAGAAATTGGAGATTGGCTTGCAAATTTAGGATTAGAATGTTACGCGGGTGAATTGAGGCGATGGGGTGCTACTGGAACAAAATTGTTAGAATGCTCGCAGcaacaattagaaaaggaattaGAAATTAAGAATGTTCTTCATAGGAAGAAATTATTGTATGCGGTAGAATCAGAAAAAAGTGGTGGAGCTGAATTTTTTGGATCAGATAag atGGATAATGCAGCAGTTTTGCGATGGCTGGATGATATTGGGTTACCACAACATAAAGAAGCTTTCCAAAATGGTAAAGTTGATGGCAGAATGTTACATAGACTCACCACTGAAGACCTTTTAAATCTTGGAGTTACTGCACAGTTACATGCTGCAAGTCTTAGACGGGGAATTCAG attttacgagaactaaattttgaatttgatAACCTTGAAAGAAGATCTACAAATGGTAATGGAGCAGAGGGTGGTAATGTTCATCTGTGGACAAATCATCGAGTAATGGAATGGCTTAGGGTAGTTGATTTAGCAGAATATGCACCAAATATGAGAGGATCTGGAGTACATGGAGGTTTAATGAT ACATTTAACTACACATTTCAACCAAATTCTTGGAAGAGAAGTTGTacaaaggaaaagagaaattgAGAGTAGTCTTGGATTTGTTCCACTTACGCTTACTGCTCGTTTAAAG GTACCCAAGAAATCTCAGTTTACTTTAAAACGCAAAAAAAGCAAGAATGAAGCAGATTATGGTAATTTGGTCTGTCCTTTGGATGCTTCACCACCAGGTACTCCATCAACTCCTACTTCGACACCAGGCAGCCCTAACTTGAATTCACCTACATTCTAA
- the LOC100642426 gene encoding liprin-beta-1 isoform X1, with product MSRSKQLDSSWTPSEEYDSSGTSNSEQGEDEFANIGFVEHQIHESGNCFCQSCPLGNAKMVNLRGSVPNLCTSTNLAHIGTFPPFCSAVYNMSICSKTNNCQGNKECKGNQSNQSLELGKKRRLRNRIAREQRTKSQSDLLLRRKDFPYCCSLQHFQAVQKWNECQAKTEERLKKLENERGTLRMEVSVLSDQVDAQSNKIQELENMLREKKESLRRMEEALQKEVLSRSALETQKLELLSSLSEMKLKQASLEHENLALRSTSPVSNGEKFGRHTSQYSSLPRPPSSSKKGVVFGKVPSLVSGVHTTVPFAVKGASARCLSAPTLAEEEKTIIGDTNSQIESIQKPLVEISMEEIGDWLANLGLECYAGELRRWGATGTKLLECSQQQLEKELEIKNVLHRKKLLYAVESEKSGGAEFFGSDKMDNAAVLRWLDDIGLPQHKEAFQNGKVDGRMLHRLTTEDLLNLGVTAQLHAASLRRGIQILRELNFEFDNLERRSTNGNGAEGGNVHLWTNHRVMEWLRVVDLAEYAPNMRGSGVHGGLMMYEGRFTSELLATLLSISPGKTLLRRHLTTHFNQILGREVVQRKREIESSLGFVPLTLTARLKVPKKSQFTLKRKKSKNEADYGNLVCPLDASPPGTPSTPTSTPGSPNLNSPTF from the exons ATGTCGAGGTCAAAACAATTGGATAGCAGTTGGACTCCTTCTGAAGAATATGATTCTTCAGGAACATCAAATTCTGAACAAGGAGAAGATGAGTTTGCAAATATTGGCTTTGTTGAGCATCAAATACATGAATCtggcaattgtttttgccag AGTTGTCCATTAGGTAATGCTAAAATGGTTAATCTGAGGGGAAGTGTACCTAATCTCTGTACATCCACAAATTTAGCACATATTGGGACTTTTCCACCTTTCTGTTCTGCAGTATATAATATGAG CATTTGTTCAAAAACCAATAACTGTCAAGGCAATAAAGAGTGTAAAGGAAATCAAAGCAATCAATCATTAGAATTAGGAAAGAAACGACGATTGAGGAATAGAATAGCACGTGAACAAAGAACTAAATCACAATCAGATCTTCTTTTAAGAAGAAAAGACTTTCCTTATTGTTGTTCTCTACAACACTTTCAAGCTGTACAAAAATGGAACGAGTGTCAGGCAAAAACTGAG gaacgtttaaaaaaattagaaaatgaacgTGGGACATTACGTATGGAAGTGTCAGTTTTGTCAGATCAGGTAGATGCACAATCTAACAAAATTCAAGAATTGGAAAATATGCTTAGAGAGAAGAAGGAGTCACTCAGAAGAATGGAAGAAGCATTACAAAAA GAAGTACTGTCAAGAAGTGCTTTGGAAACACAGAAATTAGAGCTCTTGAGTTCTTTATCAGAAATGAAGCTTAAACAAGCAAGTTTAGAGCATGAAAATCTTGCACTCCGTAGTACAAGTCCTGTATCAAAT GGAGAAAAATTTGGGAGGCATACCAGTCAATATAGTAGTCTTCCTAGGCCACCGAGTTCTTCAAAGAAAGGTGTAGTGTTCGGTAAGGTACCCAGTTTAGTTTCTGGAGTACACACAACAGTACCATTCGCCGTTAAAGGAGCCTCCGCGAGATGCCTGTCTGCACCTACTCTAG CTGAAGAGGAGAAAACAATCATAGGAGATACAAATTCTCAAATAGAGTCGATTCAGAAACCTCTGGTAGAAATTTCAATGGAAGAAATTGGAGATTGGCTTGCAAATTTAGGATTAGAATGTTACGCGGGTGAATTGAGGCGATGGGGTGCTACTGGAACAAAATTGTTAGAATGCTCGCAGcaacaattagaaaaggaattaGAAATTAAGAATGTTCTTCATAGGAAGAAATTATTGTATGCGGTAGAATCAGAAAAAAGTGGTGGAGCTGAATTTTTTGGATCAGATAag atGGATAATGCAGCAGTTTTGCGATGGCTGGATGATATTGGGTTACCACAACATAAAGAAGCTTTCCAAAATGGTAAAGTTGATGGCAGAATGTTACATAGACTCACCACTGAAGACCTTTTAAATCTTGGAGTTACTGCACAGTTACATGCTGCAAGTCTTAGACGGGGAATTCAG attttacgagaactaaattttgaatttgatAACCTTGAAAGAAGATCTACAAATGGTAATGGAGCAGAGGGTGGTAATGTTCATCTGTGGACAAATCATCGAGTAATGGAATGGCTTAGGGTAGTTGATTTAGCAGAATATGCACCAAATATGAGAGGATCTGGAGTACATGGAGGTTTAATGATGTATGAAGGCAGATTTACTTCAGAATTACTGGCCACATTACTTAGTATTTCTCCAGGAAAAACTCTTCTTCGTAGACATTTAACTACACATTTCAACCAAATTCTTGGAAGAGAAGTTGTacaaaggaaaagagaaattgAGAGTAGTCTTGGATTTGTTCCACTTACGCTTACTGCTCGTTTAAAG GTACCCAAGAAATCTCAGTTTACTTTAAAACGCAAAAAAAGCAAGAATGAAGCAGATTATGGTAATTTGGTCTGTCCTTTGGATGCTTCACCACCAGGTACTCCATCAACTCCTACTTCGACACCAGGCAGCCCTAACTTGAATTCACCTACATTCTAA
- the LOC100642426 gene encoding liprin-beta-1 isoform X7, whose product MILQEHQILNKEKMSLQILALLSIKYMNLAIVFASICSKTNNCQGNKECKGNQSNQSLELGKKRRLRNRIAREQRTKSQSDLLLRRKDFPYCCSLQHFQAVQKWNECQAKTEERLKKLENERGTLRMEVSVLSDQVDAQSNKIQELENMLREKKESLRRMEEALQKEVLSRSALETQKLELLSSLSEMKLKQASLEHENLALRSTSPVSNGEKFGRHTSQYSSLPRPPSSSKKGVVFGKVPSLVSGVHTTVPFAVKGASARCLSAPTLAEEEKTIIGDTNSQIESIQKPLVEISMEEIGDWLANLGLECYAGELRRWGATGTKLLECSQQQLEKELEIKNVLHRKKLLYAVESEKSGGAEFFGSDKMDNAAVLRWLDDIGLPQHKEAFQNGKVDGRMLHRLTTEDLLNLGVTAQLHAASLRRGIQILRELNFEFDNLERRSTNGNGAEGGNVHLWTNHRVMEWLRVVDLAEYAPNMRGSGVHGGLMMYEGRFTSELLATLLSISPGKTLLRRHLTTHFNQILGREVVQRKREIESSLGFVPLTLTARLKVPKKSQFTLKRKKSKNEADYGNLVCPLDASPPGTPSTPTSTPGSPNLNSPTF is encoded by the exons ATGATTCTTCAGGAACATCAAATTCTGAACAAGGAGAAGATGAGTTTGCAAATATTGGCTTTGTTGAGCATCAAATACATGAATCtggcaattgtttttgccag CATTTGTTCAAAAACCAATAACTGTCAAGGCAATAAAGAGTGTAAAGGAAATCAAAGCAATCAATCATTAGAATTAGGAAAGAAACGACGATTGAGGAATAGAATAGCACGTGAACAAAGAACTAAATCACAATCAGATCTTCTTTTAAGAAGAAAAGACTTTCCTTATTGTTGTTCTCTACAACACTTTCAAGCTGTACAAAAATGGAACGAGTGTCAGGCAAAAACTGAG gaacgtttaaaaaaattagaaaatgaacgTGGGACATTACGTATGGAAGTGTCAGTTTTGTCAGATCAGGTAGATGCACAATCTAACAAAATTCAAGAATTGGAAAATATGCTTAGAGAGAAGAAGGAGTCACTCAGAAGAATGGAAGAAGCATTACAAAAA GAAGTACTGTCAAGAAGTGCTTTGGAAACACAGAAATTAGAGCTCTTGAGTTCTTTATCAGAAATGAAGCTTAAACAAGCAAGTTTAGAGCATGAAAATCTTGCACTCCGTAGTACAAGTCCTGTATCAAAT GGAGAAAAATTTGGGAGGCATACCAGTCAATATAGTAGTCTTCCTAGGCCACCGAGTTCTTCAAAGAAAGGTGTAGTGTTCGGTAAGGTACCCAGTTTAGTTTCTGGAGTACACACAACAGTACCATTCGCCGTTAAAGGAGCCTCCGCGAGATGCCTGTCTGCACCTACTCTAG CTGAAGAGGAGAAAACAATCATAGGAGATACAAATTCTCAAATAGAGTCGATTCAGAAACCTCTGGTAGAAATTTCAATGGAAGAAATTGGAGATTGGCTTGCAAATTTAGGATTAGAATGTTACGCGGGTGAATTGAGGCGATGGGGTGCTACTGGAACAAAATTGTTAGAATGCTCGCAGcaacaattagaaaaggaattaGAAATTAAGAATGTTCTTCATAGGAAGAAATTATTGTATGCGGTAGAATCAGAAAAAAGTGGTGGAGCTGAATTTTTTGGATCAGATAag atGGATAATGCAGCAGTTTTGCGATGGCTGGATGATATTGGGTTACCACAACATAAAGAAGCTTTCCAAAATGGTAAAGTTGATGGCAGAATGTTACATAGACTCACCACTGAAGACCTTTTAAATCTTGGAGTTACTGCACAGTTACATGCTGCAAGTCTTAGACGGGGAATTCAG attttacgagaactaaattttgaatttgatAACCTTGAAAGAAGATCTACAAATGGTAATGGAGCAGAGGGTGGTAATGTTCATCTGTGGACAAATCATCGAGTAATGGAATGGCTTAGGGTAGTTGATTTAGCAGAATATGCACCAAATATGAGAGGATCTGGAGTACATGGAGGTTTAATGATGTATGAAGGCAGATTTACTTCAGAATTACTGGCCACATTACTTAGTATTTCTCCAGGAAAAACTCTTCTTCGTAGACATTTAACTACACATTTCAACCAAATTCTTGGAAGAGAAGTTGTacaaaggaaaagagaaattgAGAGTAGTCTTGGATTTGTTCCACTTACGCTTACTGCTCGTTTAAAG GTACCCAAGAAATCTCAGTTTACTTTAAAACGCAAAAAAAGCAAGAATGAAGCAGATTATGGTAATTTGGTCTGTCCTTTGGATGCTTCACCACCAGGTACTCCATCAACTCCTACTTCGACACCAGGCAGCCCTAACTTGAATTCACCTACATTCTAA